GGGTTTTTTATAAAATATTCTTTGGGTTATTTTGAATTGGCTAATGATTTACATTTTATTTTGATTTATTTAAATTGTTGCCAATAAAAATAGCTCTCCACTCGCAGGTAATAAATGATCTTTTCTTCCCTTAAAATAGAGCGCTTGCATTTCTTTTGTTGATATTATTTTGACATCATTGAACCCTGCATCAATTGCCATTTCTACTACTTCTTGTGGCCTGAAAAAGCTGATAAATGGAGTTCCGGCTTCTTCGGCGCCCTTATTTGCCCTTTCTTGCGATGGCCTGTCTTCTTCATCAAGCATTTCAATAGGTAAGTAAAATGTCATGGCAAGTTTTGAGCCTTTAGTAAGGCCGGAAATATGCCTCAATGTTTGTATAATAGTCTCTTTAGTAAGGTATAAGCTTACACCTGTGCAAGCAACAAAAGATCTTTTATGAATGTCAAACTTAGACTTTCGTAAAAGGTCCCACCAAGATGATATTTCAAAGTCCACCGGTATAAAATGCAAATATTCGGGTACGCCAAAACCAAGCTCCACCAATCTTTTCTGCTTCCATTCTAATGTTGACGGCTGATCGATTTCAAAGGTCTGAATCTTAGATGCCAAGGCGGGGTTTCGTTGAACAAAGCTGTCTAACCCCGATCCAAGAATTACATATTGACAAATTCCGTTTTCAATCTGTTCCTTCGCCAAATCTTCAATAAAGCGGGCGCGTGCAATGATGGATGCCCGAAGGCGTTTGGTATATTTCATATCCGGGCGCTCTTGCCATCCATCATCAGGTGCAATTAGCCGAAGCCCAATTTCATCTTTAAGAATTGGTGGTTGAGCGTCTATTTGCACATGTAATGCCCTCCACAAAGCTGTTCTTAAGGCTGTATTATCTGGCTGTTGACTCATTCTTTCTTATTTATTATAGATTGTTTACAATGCACCTTCTTTTTAATTTAGCGGATAGCAAAACTCTTTGAAGACTCACTTTTTCTTTCTCCAATCTGCTGACGCCACATAGCATAGTATAATCCTTTTTCCTCTAGCAATTGCTGATGATTGCCCATTTCTACAATATTTCCTTTTTCCAAAACATAGATTCTATCTGCGTACATAATGGTTGAAAGCCTGTGTGCAATCATTACAGTAATGTGTTCTTTCTTTTCAGTAATATTTTTGATTGTGTTAGAAATTTCCTCCTCTGTAATAGAATCTAAAGCAGATGTCGCTTCGTCAAAGATTAATAGTTTAGGTGCACGAAGTAAAGCGCGAGCGATTGACAAACGCTGT
The Arachidicoccus soli DNA segment above includes these coding regions:
- a CDS encoding class I SAM-dependent methyltransferase, with the protein product MSQQPDNTALRTALWRALHVQIDAQPPILKDEIGLRLIAPDDGWQERPDMKYTKRLRASIIARARFIEDLAKEQIENGICQYVILGSGLDSFVQRNPALASKIQTFEIDQPSTLEWKQKRLVELGFGVPEYLHFIPVDFEISSWWDLLRKSKFDIHKRSFVACTGVSLYLTKETIIQTLRHISGLTKGSKLAMTFYLPIEMLDEEDRPSQERANKGAEEAGTPFISFFRPQEVVEMAIDAGFNDVKIISTKEMQALYFKGRKDHLLPASGELFLLATI